The following coding sequences are from one Pelecanus crispus isolate bPelCri1 chromosome 15, bPelCri1.pri, whole genome shotgun sequence window:
- the LOC104026485 gene encoding natriuretic peptides A has translation MDTKGSFSCGFLLLLLIQLQSSRANPIYNLSPAKELASMEALLERLEDKFAMIEGLESNPDLQEPKTQEEIPPELIDDSDDQKAEPRLAPSTPLSYRDPFLKRLRGLQMPRMMRASGCFGRRIDRIGSLSGMGCNGESCLSHFAE, from the exons ATGGACACTAAAGGCTCATTTTCCTGTGGcttcctcttgctgctgctcatccAACTCCAGTCCAGCAGAGCCAACCCTATCTACAACCTCAGCCCTGCCAAAGAACTGGCCAGCATGGAG GCTCTGCTGGAGAGACTGGAGGATAAGTTTGCAATGATTGAAGGCCTGGAGTCCAATCCTGACCTGCAAGAACCCAAAACCCAGGAGGAGATCCCACCAGAACTCATAGATGACAGTGATGACCAGAAGGCTGAACCCAGGCTagcacccagcacccctctGTCCTACAGGGACCCCTTCCTCAAGAGACTGAGGGGACTGCAGATGCCCAGGATGATGAGAGCTTCTGGCTGCTTCGGGAGGAGAATTGATAGAATCGGCTCCCTCAGTGGAATGGGCTGCAACGGTGAGTCCTGCCTAAGCCATTTCGCTGAATAG